The DNA window GGAGCCGGGAAAAGTGGTAGAACTTGTTCTAATTTGCTGGTTCTTCGGAGCCACCCGCAAGCGAATGGGAGCGCGACGGTGCGGTACGGAATTGTGTTGTTCACCAGTGACCGGGGTATTACGCCCGCCGATGCGGCCGCGACCGCCGAACAGGCCGGATTCGACGCGTTCTACGTGCCCGAGCACACCCATATCCCGGTGGTGCGGGCCGCGGCGCATCCGCGCACCGGGGACGCGAGCCTGCCCGACGACCGGTATCTGCGCACCCTGGACCCCTGGGTCGCGCTCGCCACCGCGGCGGCGGTGACCAGCCGGATCACACTGTCCACGGCGGTCGCGCTACCCGCCGAACATCATCCGATCACCCTCGCGAAGACCCTCGCGTCACTGGATCATCTGTCCGGCGGCCGGGTCAGCCTCGGCGTCGGATTCGGGTGGAACACCGACGAGATGGCGCATCACGGGGTGCCGGCGAACAAGCGCAGGACTGTGTTGCGCGAACATCTGGACGCCATGCGCGCCCTCTGGTCCGAGGAGGAGGCCAGCTTCGCGGGGCAGTTCGTGAACTTCGGACCGAGCTGGTCCTGGCCCAAGCCGATGCAGAAGCGGATCCCGGTGATCCTCGGCGCGGCCGGGACCGAGCAGTCGTTCACCTGGCTGGCCAAGAACGCGGACGGCTGGCTCACCACGCCCACCGAGGACGGGCTCGGCGAGAAGATCGAACTGCTGCGCCGGGTGTGGCGCGAGCACGAGCGCGAAGGTGATCCGGAGATCATCGCGTTGGCCGGACGCCACGATGCCGCGCAACTCGCGCAGTGGGCCGAACTGGGGGTCACCGAGGCGGTCTTCGGGCTGCCGGATCGCGATGCCGAGGATGTGCGCGGGTACCTGGGACGGCTTGCCGGGAAGCTGGGCATCGAAGCGGCGGGCTGAGATAGCCGAAAGCCCGCTGACACCATTGTGGTGTCAGCGGGCTTTCTCGTAGCGCTAGCTCCGTCGCCTGCGTGCGGCGAGCCAGCCGCCGAGCACGCCGAGCACGCCGATGACCGCGACACCGATGACGGCGATCACGATCAAGGCCGTGGACGACTTCGACTCCGACGCCGCCGATTCCGCCGCCGCGGTGGCAGTCCCCGGAGTGCGGCTGGTCGGGACCTTTGCGCCGGTAGAGTTCTCGCCGAATACGCCGTCGCCCACCGTGGTCGCGTACGTCGGGCCGCTTTCCGTAGCGCCGGTCACGGTGAGATTCAATTGCACTGATACCGGCGTGTTGATGCCCTTGTCGGTGAAGTTCGAGCCGAGCTTCACCGCGATGTAGTACCAGCCCGCCACCGCCTCTTTGCGGGGATCGAGCGCATCGGATTTGCGGTTGTTGTACCGAATCGGCACGGTGCCCATCGCCTTGTTCGTCGGCAGCACGGTGTCGCTGCCGGTGTAGGAGGCGAAGTCCGAGTCGATTGCCTCGCGGATCGGGTTGTAGAGGGTGGTGCGGACACTGGAGATGTTGTCGACGCCGTGCCGGCCGTTGCCGCCGTAGTGGACTCGGTACGCCAGTCCTTGGCCCCAATCCAGCTTGACCCGATAGAACACGAACTCACCCTGCTGCATGGTGTCGGTGTAGCGGCCGCTGCCGGGCAGGGTGCTGGCCGCTGTGAAGGACGGGCCGCCGGAGACGGGGGTGCCCGCACCGCTCGGCTCGGTGAAAGCCGTGAACGGCGCAACCGCGACCGGACCGGCGTCGGTCACCGCGGGTTCGATGCCGACCAGCAGCTCGATCGGAAGTCGTTCCGGCACACCGGCGGATACTCGATCCCAGGTCAGCTGGAAGTAGTAGCGGCCGCCGCCCTTGCACTTATCGGAGCTGCCGCTGGTGGGTTGCTTGGTCGCGCCGTCGAACGCCTCGGCCACCGTGAGTGCGACGCCGTCGCTGGAGCTGGTCGCCTGCTCGAATTCGAAGGCATTGCAGTCTTGGCCGTCTGCGTCGTAGATCCGCAGCTGCAGTGTGTTCATATCCTCGGTCGCGGGGATATCGGGCAGACGCGGGAAGGACAGGGTGCCGCTGAAGTAGGCGGTCGCTCCGGCCGGGACATCGACTGCCCAGTAACGCTTTTCCTTCTGACCGAGGGTGTCCAAATACTGACCCGGGGTGGCCACCGGAGCGGTGTCGTATTTTCCGGTGCCCGTGATCGGGGTACCGACCGCCTTGTAGTTGCGCAGTGCGGCGGAGCTCACGCGCGGCAGGGTCCGCTCCAGTGCGGGGCCGTCGGCGGCGTCGCTGTACGTGCCGCCGGTCGCCTGCGCCATGCAGGTGAGTTGGGCGCGGGCCTTGGCGTCCACGGCGAAACCGATCGCGTGCACCACCAGATCGAGCCCCTGTTGCTTCAATTCCCGTGCCACCTCGCAGGGATCGGGCGGGGAGCAGGTGTCGTCGCCGTCGGAAACCAGCACGATGGAGCGCGGTCCGGACTTCGGGAGGGTGCCGGCGGCTTGGCGCAGTGCGGTACCCATCGGCGTCCAGCCGCTGGCCTTGATCCCGTCGACGGCACTGGTCAATGCGGTCCGGTCGAGAGTTTCGGGTTTGTGCAGGACCTGCACGTCACGGCAGCCGGAGGTCTTCTCCGCCTCGGTGTTTCCGGTGCTCGTGCCGTAAACGGTAAGTCCCACTTTGGATTCGGCGGGTGCGGTGCCGACGAACGAACGGACGGCACTCTTCGCGGCGTCCATCATGGTGCCCGCCG is part of the Nocardia sp. NBC_00565 genome and encodes:
- a CDS encoding TIGR03619 family F420-dependent LLM class oxidoreductase, yielding MRYGIVLFTSDRGITPADAAATAEQAGFDAFYVPEHTHIPVVRAAAHPRTGDASLPDDRYLRTLDPWVALATAAAVTSRITLSTAVALPAEHHPITLAKTLASLDHLSGGRVSLGVGFGWNTDEMAHHGVPANKRRTVLREHLDAMRALWSEEEASFAGQFVNFGPSWSWPKPMQKRIPVILGAAGTEQSFTWLAKNADGWLTTPTEDGLGEKIELLRRVWREHEREGDPEIIALAGRHDAAQLAQWAELGVTEAVFGLPDRDAEDVRGYLGRLAGKLGIEAAG
- a CDS encoding vWA domain-containing protein; this translates as MSRFTQRITRFTAAAAAGLIGLSVAALPAQAQQSPEAPQYAPTMLILDASGSMQRPDPAGTMMDAAKSAVRSFVGTAPAESKVGLTVYGTSTGNTEAEKTSGCRDVQVLHKPETLDRTALTSAVDGIKASGWTPMGTALRQAAGTLPKSGPRSIVLVSDGDDTCSPPDPCEVARELKQQGLDLVVHAIGFAVDAKARAQLTCMAQATGGTYSDAADGPALERTLPRVSSAALRNYKAVGTPITGTGKYDTAPVATPGQYLDTLGQKEKRYWAVDVPAGATAYFSGTLSFPRLPDIPATEDMNTLQLRIYDADGQDCNAFEFEQATSSSDGVALTVAEAFDGATKQPTSGSSDKCKGGGRYYFQLTWDRVSAGVPERLPIELLVGIEPAVTDAGPVAVAPFTAFTEPSGAGTPVSGGPSFTAASTLPGSGRYTDTMQQGEFVFYRVKLDWGQGLAYRVHYGGNGRHGVDNISSVRTTLYNPIREAIDSDFASYTGSDTVLPTNKAMGTVPIRYNNRKSDALDPRKEAVAGWYYIAVKLGSNFTDKGINTPVSVQLNLTVTGATESGPTYATTVGDGVFGENSTGAKVPTSRTPGTATAAAESAASESKSSTALIVIAVIGVAVIGVLGVLGGWLAARRRRS